One window of the Carnobacterium maltaromaticum DSM 20342 genome contains the following:
- a CDS encoding DNA alkylation repair protein, whose protein sequence is MTKKEDILMQLNNPPTSLGDLRKIAKDIKKDHALAMELWDTEIYLARLLSILIMDKNMLTQELIDKLDKDSEEYNTSERNQLIDWLMANQLAKSKKTISLMESWQNSQSSLQRRVFWYYQGRLRWMGKTPPPNTEELLLLIEAQIENEAPEVQWAMNFTAAQIGIFQKEYRPRCIQLGERTGLYKNQKVAKNCTPDYLPLYIAMQVDKLNK, encoded by the coding sequence ATGACTAAAAAAGAAGATATATTAATGCAACTAAATAATCCGCCGACTAGTTTGGGGGACTTGCGAAAAATAGCTAAAGATATAAAAAAAGATCATGCATTAGCTATGGAACTGTGGGATACAGAAATATATTTAGCACGACTGTTATCCATTCTCATTATGGACAAAAATATGCTTACTCAGGAACTAATTGATAAATTAGATAAAGATAGTGAAGAATATAATACTAGTGAAAGAAATCAGTTAATCGATTGGCTAATGGCAAACCAACTAGCTAAAAGTAAAAAAACAATATCGCTTATGGAATCGTGGCAAAACAGCCAATCATCGCTCCAAAGACGTGTTTTTTGGTATTATCAAGGTCGGCTGCGCTGGATGGGGAAAACGCCACCTCCAAATACTGAAGAGCTACTGTTATTGATTGAAGCTCAAATTGAGAATGAAGCTCCAGAAGTACAATGGGCAATGAATTTTACTGCCGCACAAATCGGAATCTTTCAAAAAGAATATCGACCAAGATGCATTCAATTAGGCGAGCGAACAGGTTTGTATAAAAATCAAAAAGTAGCAAAAAATTGTACGCCTGATTATTTACCGCTCTATATAGCCATGCAAGTTGATAAATTAAATAAATAA
- a CDS encoding helix-turn-helix domain-containing protein, with protein MRRILSPQDGRILKLVEFLYDKDELFMGDLCTSLNVSSKTLKRDIEQARLILFPIDINVSGNKGVKIVIPSSYSIVYIYSALLASSPEYNLLEKLFLCETYTVEQLSEELFLSSSSLRRMISRINVVLQEEGMEINLSPLQITGDEQRICTLFTYYVLERYYLNKTIFTEAQIAAVKALINFTFKQYDVDFELECRSREQTEVFILVQLIRRKNNHFFVDRSILTRENVYSDVDTSAIREQLKDAFDTDINNQNLLQFFAIFLDGKWSFSYNQLVEHAKINNQLKKTKEKFEELIDNIAFRYNIEQTNREELLTRLCNSRMIEYGTHHVLYEQSLDIVNHFCHDYFEGIEFIRLKLKEIFQDEGLEEYKLNDYIRILIIYWDDFVIALESEVVPLKIGFIYNTEEKFMKHIQNKITYRFKKRFDVKIMDCCLTDIESIKNQCDLILTNIPGLVIPDVEVLCFPTYPREKDWSKLETFYSNFYVPNQGE; from the coding sequence ATGAGAAGAATACTGTCGCCGCAAGACGGTCGCATTTTAAAATTAGTTGAGTTTTTGTATGATAAAGATGAGTTATTCATGGGCGATCTTTGTACTAGCCTGAATGTCTCTTCTAAAACATTAAAAAGAGATATCGAGCAGGCGAGGTTAATTCTATTTCCTATTGATATTAATGTTAGTGGGAATAAAGGTGTGAAAATTGTCATTCCTTCTAGCTATTCGATTGTGTATATTTATTCTGCTTTGCTTGCTTCAAGCCCTGAATATAATTTACTTGAAAAACTTTTTTTATGTGAAACTTATACAGTAGAACAGTTGTCAGAAGAGTTGTTTCTTAGTTCATCATCTTTGAGAAGAATGATCAGCAGAATTAATGTTGTACTACAGGAAGAAGGAATGGAAATCAATTTAAGCCCGTTGCAAATAACGGGGGATGAACAAAGAATCTGTACCTTGTTTACTTATTATGTGTTAGAACGTTATTATTTGAATAAAACTATTTTCACAGAGGCACAAATAGCTGCGGTTAAGGCGCTTATTAATTTTACATTTAAACAATATGATGTTGATTTTGAATTAGAATGTCGAAGTAGAGAACAAACGGAAGTGTTTATATTAGTGCAATTAATTCGACGAAAAAATAATCATTTTTTTGTTGATAGGTCAATTCTTACTCGGGAAAATGTTTATTCTGATGTCGACACTTCGGCAATAAGAGAACAATTAAAAGATGCTTTTGATACAGATATTAATAACCAAAATCTACTTCAATTCTTTGCTATATTTTTAGATGGGAAATGGTCTTTTAGTTACAACCAATTAGTAGAGCACGCAAAGATAAATAATCAGCTTAAAAAAACAAAAGAAAAATTTGAAGAATTAATTGATAACATAGCTTTTAGGTATAACATTGAACAAACGAACAGAGAAGAATTATTAACGCGCCTTTGTAATAGTCGGATGATTGAGTATGGAACACATCATGTTTTATATGAGCAATCCTTAGATATTGTCAATCATTTTTGCCATGACTATTTTGAAGGGATTGAGTTTATCCGTTTAAAATTAAAAGAAATTTTTCAAGATGAAGGGTTAGAAGAATATAAATTAAATGACTATATCCGTATATTGATCATCTATTGGGACGATTTTGTAATCGCACTTGAGAGTGAAGTAGTACCATTGAAAATTGGCTTTATTTATAATACAGAAGAGAAGTTTATGAAACATATTCAAAATAAAATTACTTATAGATTTAAAAAACGCTTTGATGTTAAAATTATGGATTGTTGCTTAACGGACATAGAAAGCATCAAAAATCAATGCGATTTAATTCTCACGAATATACCTGGACTTGTTATTCCGGATGTAGAAGTCCTTTGTTTTCCAACATATCCAAGGGAAAAGGACTGGTCCAAACTAGAAACCTTTTATTCGAATTTTTATGTTCCCAATCAAGGTGAATGA
- a CDS encoding WxL domain-containing protein: MGGEKIEVIKAFFIGGLSLFCFFTFSSTSIANTAISQAGIYFTEKEEAGDVDLQKSKKLPNTQADRTKSTLPQTGESENFTILSVGWILLMVVAIIKRGGIKMKLKMMTVVGLIGSGMLVGTSLVHAAETAAPQDEITGSVDGKGGTSRGYINLTAGDTGPKEPLEPTVPPGGTGNEGVLTLDNIAPLHFSTHKLEGKEQVYTSVVENSNIQVTDVRGEETGWNVQVSQTPFKDMADETKVLKGAKLILPAGVVKPDEGNVSLAPTVQSVEVNADLAVVMNAAAGTGAGTWRTVFDKDEIKLTVPAGNKKGEYMSTVTWTLMDAPK; the protein is encoded by the coding sequence GTGGGAGGTGAAAAAATTGAAGTAATTAAAGCGTTTTTTATAGGGGGACTTAGTTTATTTTGTTTTTTTACTTTTTCGTCAACAAGTATTGCAAATACAGCAATTAGTCAAGCAGGTATTTATTTTACTGAGAAAGAAGAAGCAGGAGATGTAGATCTGCAAAAAAGTAAAAAGCTGCCTAATACGCAAGCTGATAGAACCAAGTCAACGTTACCACAAACGGGAGAAAGTGAAAATTTCACTATACTTTCAGTCGGATGGATCCTGTTAATGGTAGTAGCAATAATAAAAAGAGGAGGAATAAAAATGAAATTAAAAATGATGACAGTAGTAGGGTTAATTGGGAGTGGTATGTTAGTAGGTACAAGTTTAGTCCATGCAGCAGAAACAGCTGCACCACAAGATGAGATTACAGGAAGTGTTGATGGAAAAGGTGGAACGTCCCGTGGATATATCAATTTAACAGCTGGTGATACAGGCCCTAAAGAGCCTCTTGAACCAACAGTTCCACCAGGTGGCACAGGAAATGAAGGAGTTTTAACCTTAGATAATATCGCTCCTCTTCACTTTTCTACACATAAACTAGAAGGAAAAGAACAAGTGTACACATCAGTTGTAGAAAATTCAAATATTCAAGTAACGGATGTCCGTGGCGAAGAAACAGGTTGGAACGTTCAAGTATCACAGACACCATTTAAAGACATGGCGGACGAAACAAAAGTCTTGAAAGGGGCTAAATTAATTTTACCAGCAGGAGTCGTAAAACCAGATGAGGGCAATGTCTCTCTCGCACCGACAGTTCAGTCTGTTGAAGTCAATGCTGATTTAGCGGTAGTAATGAATGCAGCTGCAGGAACAGGCGCGGGAACATGGAGAACGGTTTTTGATAAAGATGAAATCAAATTAACTGTTCCAGCCGGAAATAAAAAAGGCGAATATATGTCGACAGTTACATGGACATTAATGGATGCACCAAAATAA
- a CDS encoding WxL domain-containing protein: MKLTKYSIVGLGLLISVAVLGNQSVEAAEASAGSSKANFELQAGDDTTVPELLDPEIQPPTLNKGPLSLDSVSSFNFPTKKLGSEAKAPFEATPVEGTKLGLQVTDSRGQDLGWNLKVSATAFETADKSLTLKGAVMTIPKGKLTTEDGVDPLLTPTAFKVDLSATATSIMSATTTQGRSSWSNAFEGNGEKVTLAVPAGNKVASYVSTITWSLEDAP; the protein is encoded by the coding sequence ATGAAATTAACTAAGTATTCTATCGTAGGTTTAGGACTTTTAATAAGTGTTGCAGTTTTAGGAAATCAATCTGTTGAGGCAGCTGAGGCAAGTGCAGGTTCTTCGAAAGCAAATTTTGAATTACAAGCAGGCGACGATACAACGGTTCCGGAGCTGTTAGATCCAGAAATTCAACCTCCAACATTAAATAAAGGCCCATTAAGTTTAGATTCGGTTTCTAGCTTTAATTTTCCAACTAAAAAATTAGGCTCTGAAGCAAAAGCTCCATTTGAAGCAACACCAGTTGAAGGCACGAAGCTAGGTTTACAAGTAACGGATTCTCGTGGACAAGATTTAGGTTGGAATTTAAAAGTTAGTGCAACAGCTTTTGAAACGGCAGATAAATCATTAACCTTAAAAGGTGCTGTTATGACGATTCCGAAAGGGAAATTAACGACAGAAGATGGCGTTGACCCGCTTTTAACACCAACAGCTTTCAAAGTAGATTTATCAGCAACAGCAACAAGTATCATGAGCGCGACAACCACACAAGGTCGTTCAAGTTGGAGTAATGCCTTTGAAGGAAATGGAGAAAAAGTCACGTTAGCGGTTCCTGCAGGGAATAAAGTAGCGAGTTATGTTTCAACGATTACGTGGTCATTGGAAGATGCACCGTAA
- a CDS encoding WxL domain-containing protein produces the protein MKKSSYIMATVVLASLAFGGAEAQAAVSSTHTSENKINFTAGEGVVTPPVDPTNPDNPNVPSPIDETDPENAGTGQTGPLSIDYVSNIKFGEHKITGKDIAYKAKNANPFIQVTDLRGAGEGWHLSAKMSEFKSGNKVLRGATLAFKDGVVKAGSSSNISVAPTKSDVLFDNTDSKPFMNAMDKGGRGTWVTVWSGADQANEAVQLNVVAGTPEADTEYTSSITWELADAPK, from the coding sequence ATGAAAAAAAGTTCATACATTATGGCGACAGTAGTCTTGGCTTCTTTAGCTTTTGGAGGAGCAGAAGCACAAGCAGCAGTATCAAGCACACATACATCAGAGAATAAAATCAATTTTACAGCAGGTGAAGGCGTTGTGACCCCGCCTGTTGATCCAACCAATCCAGACAATCCAAATGTACCAAGCCCAATTGACGAAACAGATCCAGAAAATGCAGGAACTGGTCAAACCGGACCATTATCGATTGATTATGTTTCCAATATCAAATTTGGCGAACATAAAATTACAGGGAAAGACATTGCCTATAAAGCGAAGAATGCCAACCCATTTATCCAAGTAACGGATTTACGAGGGGCAGGAGAAGGCTGGCACTTATCAGCTAAAATGAGCGAATTTAAAAGCGGAAATAAAGTGTTGAGAGGTGCAACGTTAGCCTTTAAAGATGGTGTTGTCAAAGCAGGAAGTTCAAGCAATATTTCTGTAGCCCCAACTAAATCAGATGTTTTATTTGATAATACAGATAGTAAACCGTTTATGAATGCGATGGATAAAGGTGGACGTGGGACATGGGTAACAGTCTGGTCTGGAGCAGATCAAGCCAATGAAGCTGTTCAATTAAATGTGGTAGCAGGAACGCCAGAAGCGGATACAGAATATACATCTTCTATTACCTGGGAATTAGCAGACGCACCAAAATAA
- a CDS encoding DUF916 and DUF3324 domain-containing protein produces the protein MKKIISILALCLLGIHYMPMTGEAAETMAYSVKANIPENQINKTLTYFDLKMEPNQRQELTLTVSNSSDEKATILISPNVAMTNQNGVIDYSKMDEKLDSTLKNPVTSLISKAQEVTLEPKESKEVSFTVQMPEKEFDGLILAGFYISKKEDDSASKDKEKDVQIKNKYSYVIGLQIRENTNEVKPVMTLHDIKPVLLNYRTAVTANLKNTEATIMKDLAVDAKVMKKGTTKVLHETKKEGMAMAPNSNFDFPINWDNQSLDPGTYMLQLVAQSGEEKWEFEKEFTISAKDSTDLNKEAVELEKTEPNWILIISIVIGVMFLLILVVVFFISRHQKKKAAEKRARLIKQRKRKKQQELRKRSSEGLPKKRPNNQTTKK, from the coding sequence ATGAAGAAAATCATTTCGATACTCGCTTTATGTCTACTAGGGATCCATTATATGCCGATGACAGGAGAAGCTGCAGAAACAATGGCCTACTCCGTTAAAGCGAATATACCAGAAAACCAAATCAACAAAACACTTACTTATTTCGATTTAAAAATGGAGCCAAATCAAAGACAAGAGTTGACGTTAACCGTCAGCAATTCTAGCGATGAGAAAGCCACGATTCTTATTTCTCCAAATGTAGCGATGACCAACCAAAATGGAGTGATTGATTATAGTAAAATGGATGAGAAATTGGATTCTACGTTAAAAAATCCAGTCACATCTCTTATTTCTAAAGCACAGGAAGTGACATTAGAACCGAAAGAAAGCAAAGAAGTTTCCTTCACTGTGCAAATGCCTGAAAAAGAATTTGATGGGTTGATTTTGGCTGGTTTCTATATTTCTAAAAAGGAAGACGATTCAGCTTCAAAGGATAAAGAAAAAGATGTGCAAATCAAGAATAAATATTCCTATGTGATTGGACTCCAAATAAGAGAAAACACCAACGAAGTAAAGCCTGTGATGACTTTACATGATATTAAACCTGTCTTATTAAATTACAGGACAGCGGTCACCGCGAATCTTAAAAATACGGAAGCTACGATTATGAAAGATTTAGCTGTCGATGCAAAAGTGATGAAAAAAGGGACTACAAAAGTGCTTCATGAAACAAAAAAAGAAGGAATGGCAATGGCGCCGAATTCGAATTTTGATTTCCCAATTAATTGGGACAATCAAAGTTTAGACCCAGGGACCTATATGTTGCAATTAGTTGCACAGTCAGGTGAAGAGAAGTGGGAATTTGAAAAAGAATTTACTATATCTGCAAAAGATTCAACCGACTTAAACAAAGAAGCTGTTGAATTAGAAAAAACAGAACCGAATTGGATCTTGATTATTTCAATAGTTATAGGAGTGATGTTCCTTCTTATTCTAGTGGTTGTTTTCTTTATTTCTCGTCATCAGAAGAAAAAAGCCGCAGAAAAACGTGCACGTTTAATCAAACAGAGAAAACGAAAGAAACAACAAGAGTTAAGAAAAAGAAGTTCAGAAGGACTACCTAAAAAAAGACCAAATAATCAGACCACAAAAAAATAA
- the mnmE gene encoding tRNA uridine-5-carboxymethylaminomethyl(34) synthesis GTPase MnmE, whose translation MSLEFDTIAAVSTPPGEGAIGIVRLSGGEALQVADKVYQAGTKKLVDVASHTIHYGHIRDPKTSETIDEVMVSVMRSPKTFTREDVVEINCHGGITSVNQVLQIVLQNGARLAEPGEFTKRAFLNGRIDLSQAEAVMDLIRAKTDKAMYLALQQLDGNLSTLIRNLRSEILDTLAQVEVNIDYPEYDDVETLTARLLVEKAYHVKASINQLLQTASQGKILREGLATAIIGRPNVGKSSLLNFLLQEEKAIVTEIAGTTRDVIEEYVNVRGVPLKLVDTAGIRETEDIVEKIGVERSRQALQEADLVLLVFNQNEPLTLEDKLLIEATADNHRIIILNKMDLPNQLDLAELEGLVDPASIVKTSILTKSGIDVLEEKIAALFFAGATGDRDATYVSNVRHIALLHDAEAALDEVINGIEADMPVDLVQIDMTRCWDLLGEITGDSVQDELLTQLFSQFCLGK comes from the coding sequence TTGTCATTAGAATTTGATACAATTGCAGCCGTATCAACGCCGCCAGGAGAAGGTGCGATTGGGATTGTGCGTTTATCTGGGGGAGAGGCTTTACAAGTTGCTGATAAAGTTTATCAAGCAGGTACTAAAAAATTAGTTGACGTTGCCAGTCATACGATTCATTATGGACATATTCGTGATCCAAAGACTTCTGAAACGATTGATGAAGTGATGGTTTCGGTGATGCGTAGTCCAAAAACATTTACGCGAGAAGATGTTGTGGAAATTAACTGTCACGGTGGCATTACATCGGTGAATCAAGTCTTGCAAATCGTTTTGCAAAATGGTGCACGTTTAGCTGAACCAGGTGAATTTACAAAACGCGCTTTTCTAAATGGGCGCATTGATTTATCGCAAGCTGAGGCCGTGATGGATTTGATTCGTGCGAAAACGGATAAAGCGATGTATTTAGCGTTACAACAATTAGATGGCAATTTATCAACTTTGATTCGTAATTTACGTTCGGAAATTTTGGATACATTAGCGCAAGTTGAAGTGAATATTGATTACCCAGAATATGATGATGTTGAAACGTTAACGGCACGTTTGTTAGTGGAGAAAGCTTACCATGTTAAAGCTAGTATTAACCAATTATTACAGACGGCAAGCCAAGGGAAAATTTTACGTGAGGGCTTGGCCACAGCTATTATTGGTCGTCCTAATGTTGGTAAATCCAGCTTGCTGAACTTCTTATTGCAAGAAGAAAAAGCAATTGTGACGGAGATTGCCGGTACGACGCGGGATGTTATTGAAGAGTATGTGAATGTTCGAGGCGTTCCTTTGAAGCTAGTTGACACTGCGGGAATTCGTGAAACAGAAGATATTGTGGAGAAAATTGGTGTAGAACGAAGTCGTCAAGCCTTACAAGAGGCGGATTTAGTTTTACTGGTCTTTAATCAAAATGAACCCTTAACGTTAGAGGATAAACTGTTAATTGAAGCTACGGCTGATAATCATCGGATTATTATTTTAAATAAAATGGACCTACCAAACCAATTAGATTTAGCTGAGTTAGAAGGATTGGTTGATCCAGCTAGTATTGTTAAAACGTCAATTTTAACGAAATCAGGAATTGATGTTTTAGAAGAAAAAATAGCGGCGTTGTTTTTTGCAGGTGCAACAGGCGATCGCGATGCAACTTATGTATCCAATGTCCGCCATATTGCTTTATTGCACGATGCAGAAGCAGCTTTAGATGAAGTCATTAACGGCATTGAAGCGGATATGCCAGTTGATTTAGTGCAAATTGATATGACCCGTTGTTGGGATTTATTAGGTGAAATTACAGGAGACAGTGTGCAAGATGAGTTGTTAACACAATTGTTTAGCCAATTTTGTCTAGGAAAATAG
- the mnmG gene encoding tRNA uridine-5-carboxymethylaminomethyl(34) synthesis enzyme MnmG, whose product MERFEAGTFDVIVVGAGHAGSEAALASARMGQKTLLLTINLDMVAFMPCNPSVGGPAKGVVVREIDALGGEMGRNIDKTYIQMRMLNTGKGPAVRALRAQADKFLYANEMKHTIEREDNIILRQGIAEDLIIEDGVCLGIVTNTGAVYRSKSVILTAGTSSRGQIIIGELKYSSGPNNSQPSIKLSESLLRNGFELARFKTGTPPRVKASTIDYSVTEEQPGDEKANHFSYETPDSAYVKDQLSCWLTYSNEKTHDIIKANLHRAPMFTGIVEGVGARYCPSIEDKIVRFSDKPRHQMFLEPEGRNTEEVYVQGLSTSMPEDVQLDMIRSVAGLEKAEMMRTGYAIEYDVVVPYQLRPSLETKIVENLFTAGQMNGTSGYEEAASQGLMAGINAALKNQGKEPFVMKRSEGYIGVMVDDLVTKGTMEPYRLLTSRAEYRLLLRHDNADFRLTEIGHEIGLVSDERYETFLAKKALVEDEIKRLMKTRLKPTAELQAFLVDVKGASPLKDGILAADFLRRPEMTYEEVVSFAPATIELPLAVKEQVEIQIKYEGYIQKAIEKVEKMKRMESKRIPERIDYEAINGLATEARQKLVKIQPETIAQASRISGVNPADISILMVYVEQGKIAKVAE is encoded by the coding sequence ATGGAACGATTTGAAGCAGGAACATTTGATGTTATCGTTGTTGGAGCAGGTCATGCAGGTTCAGAGGCGGCTTTAGCTAGTGCAAGAATGGGGCAAAAAACCTTACTTTTAACCATTAATTTAGATATGGTTGCGTTTATGCCATGTAATCCATCTGTTGGTGGACCAGCTAAAGGAGTTGTCGTTCGAGAAATCGACGCTTTAGGCGGAGAAATGGGACGCAATATCGACAAAACATACATCCAAATGCGGATGTTAAATACAGGTAAAGGACCAGCTGTGCGCGCATTACGTGCACAAGCGGATAAATTCCTTTATGCAAATGAAATGAAACACACGATCGAGCGTGAAGATAATATTATTTTACGCCAAGGAATTGCTGAAGATTTAATTATTGAAGATGGTGTTTGTTTAGGAATTGTAACCAATACGGGAGCTGTTTACCGTAGTAAATCGGTTATTTTAACAGCTGGAACGTCTTCTCGTGGTCAAATTATTATTGGAGAATTAAAGTATTCGTCAGGCCCAAATAATTCACAGCCTTCGATTAAGCTTTCAGAAAGTTTGCTACGGAATGGCTTTGAATTAGCGCGTTTTAAAACTGGAACTCCACCACGCGTAAAAGCATCAACGATTGATTATAGTGTGACTGAAGAGCAACCAGGCGATGAAAAAGCGAATCACTTTAGCTATGAAACGCCAGATAGTGCTTATGTGAAGGATCAATTATCTTGTTGGTTAACGTATAGTAATGAAAAAACTCATGATATTATCAAAGCCAATTTGCACCGCGCACCGATGTTTACAGGAATTGTTGAAGGGGTTGGAGCACGTTATTGTCCATCTATTGAAGATAAAATCGTGCGCTTTAGTGACAAACCACGTCACCAGATGTTCTTAGAGCCAGAAGGACGTAATACAGAAGAAGTTTATGTTCAAGGCTTGTCGACTTCAATGCCGGAAGATGTGCAATTAGATATGATTCGTTCAGTGGCAGGCTTGGAAAAAGCCGAAATGATGCGGACAGGTTATGCGATTGAATATGATGTCGTTGTACCTTATCAATTACGTCCTTCATTAGAAACAAAAATCGTTGAGAACCTATTTACAGCGGGTCAAATGAATGGAACGTCTGGTTATGAAGAAGCAGCAAGCCAAGGTTTAATGGCTGGGATTAATGCAGCTTTGAAAAACCAAGGCAAGGAACCATTTGTGATGAAACGTAGTGAAGGTTATATTGGGGTTATGGTGGATGATTTGGTGACAAAAGGCACGATGGAACCTTATCGTTTACTAACTTCTCGTGCAGAATACCGTTTGCTGTTACGTCACGATAATGCAGATTTTCGTTTAACTGAAATTGGACATGAAATTGGATTAGTCTCAGATGAACGCTACGAAACTTTCTTAGCTAAAAAAGCTTTGGTTGAAGATGAGATTAAGCGTTTAATGAAAACGCGTTTGAAACCAACAGCTGAATTACAAGCTTTCTTGGTTGATGTTAAAGGTGCTTCTCCTTTAAAAGATGGTATTTTAGCTGCTGATTTCTTGCGCCGTCCTGAAATGACTTATGAGGAAGTTGTGAGTTTTGCTCCTGCTACGATTGAGTTGCCGTTGGCTGTCAAAGAACAAGTTGAAATTCAAATTAAGTACGAAGGATATATTCAAAAAGCGATTGAAAAAGTAGAAAAAATGAAACGTATGGAATCTAAACGCATTCCAGAACGCATTGATTATGAAGCCATTAATGGTTTAGCGACTGAAGCTCGTCAAAAATTGGTTAAAATTCAACCAGAAACAATTGCCCAAGCGAGCCGAATTAGTGGCGTCAATCCAGCCGATATTTCTATTTTAATGGTCTATGTGGAACAAGGGAAAATTGCGAAAGTTGCGGAATAA
- a CDS encoding LacI family DNA-binding transcriptional regulator — translation MKATMKDVAKLAGVGVGTVSRVINGVRVKDSTLKKVNQSIQELGYEPDIYARGMKTNRSNTIALIVPTIWHPFFSEFGFHVEKELKALGYKIFLCNSTGDPAVEDEYIQMIKQNKVDGIIGITYTDIDKSVSSDIPFVSIDRHFTSKVTIVAADSKQGGEIAFNELNKRGCQHFAFVGTHQDKESETKNRRIYFEKSARRAGKKISILDFEEPIIDFENQVQKFFIDNPTIDGLFGINDFLAMDVMKELEKLGKRIPEDIQVIGFDGVKLSEEREYLMTTIRQPLETMAKVAVEQIMNAINGDPIDYKTIIPVTFIEGNTTKN, via the coding sequence ATGAAAGCAACGATGAAAGATGTGGCAAAGCTTGCCGGTGTAGGTGTAGGAACTGTTTCTCGAGTCATTAACGGTGTCCGCGTAAAAGATAGCACATTAAAAAAAGTGAATCAGTCAATTCAAGAATTAGGCTATGAGCCAGATATATATGCAAGAGGAATGAAAACAAATCGATCAAATACGATAGCTCTGATTGTTCCAACAATTTGGCATCCGTTTTTTTCTGAATTTGGATTTCATGTTGAGAAAGAGTTGAAAGCGTTAGGCTATAAAATTTTTCTATGTAATTCAACTGGAGATCCTGCTGTAGAAGACGAATATATTCAAATGATTAAGCAAAATAAGGTCGATGGGATTATTGGAATTACGTATACAGACATTGATAAAAGCGTTTCTTCGGATATTCCGTTTGTTAGTATTGACCGCCATTTTACGAGTAAGGTAACTATAGTAGCAGCTGATAGTAAGCAGGGTGGGGAAATAGCTTTTAATGAATTGAATAAGAGAGGATGCCAGCATTTTGCTTTTGTTGGGACGCATCAAGATAAAGAAAGCGAGACGAAGAATCGCCGGATTTATTTTGAGAAAAGTGCGCGTCGGGCTGGGAAAAAAATTTCTATTCTAGATTTTGAAGAGCCGATTATTGATTTTGAAAATCAAGTTCAAAAATTTTTTATCGATAATCCAACAATTGATGGGCTTTTCGGAATTAATGATTTTTTAGCAATGGATGTGATGAAAGAATTAGAAAAACTAGGTAAAAGAATTCCTGAAGATATTCAAGTAATTGGTTTTGATGGTGTGAAACTTTCAGAAGAACGGGAGTACTTGATGACCACGATTCGTCAACCTTTAGAGACGATGGCTAAAGTTGCTGTTGAGCAAATTATGAATGCAATTAATGGAGATCCGATTGACTATAAGACGATTATTCCAGTCACATTTATTGAAGGAAATACAACTAAAAATTAG